The Fusibacter sp. A1 genomic interval CCATCTCATTGGTATGCTTAGCCATTTTGAAATACAAGTCATCTTCAAATAGCGCCTTAAATTGAACGCCTAACAATCTGCCTTTTGCCAGAAGGGCTCCTCTTTGCTTGATTGAGAACCTCATGTGCTCTTTTAACGTTGGATTTGTGATGACTAACGCTTCACCAAAGAGAATTCCGTTTTTTGTTCCACCGATGGTGAAGGCGTCTGCAAAGTTAGCGATATCTTCAATGGTCATATCGTTATCATCGCATGTTAGGGCATTTGCAAGTCTCGCTCCGTCGATATATAGATAAAGTCCGTATTTGTCACAGGTATCTCTTAACTTCTTCAGCATAGCTTTTGTGTAGATCGTGCCTGTTTCTGTTGCGTTTGAGATGTAAACCAGTCTTGGCAATACCCAGTGCTCGTCAGCGTGTTTCAAAATTGCCGCATCGATCATTTCTGGGGTAAGTATGCCATCTTTTGATTCCATCTCGATAATTTTATGGCCAGTGGCTTCAATAGCGCCGGTCTCATGTACTGAGATATGACCAAGATCTGTTGCGATTACCGCTTCGTATGGTCTTAAAAAGTGAGCGATCGCTATCGTATTTGTCTGAGTGCCAGTGACTAGTAGATGGACATCGGCATCTGGCCTACTGATTCTCTTTTTAATAAGCTCGATGGCTTCGCTTGTGATATCATCTACACCATAACCCACATGCTGCTGCATATTTGTTTCTATTAGTGCATCCAGCACCTTCTGATGTGCTCCCTCTGAGTAATCATTCATGAAATAAAGCATAATGTCTCCTTTAAGGTATGTTTTTACAAAGAAAATCGCCAATCGATTCGTATCCGTTTTGCTATACTTTTGCTTTATGTAACTCTTTTACATGTAAAGCCGTGTTTCGTTCACAGACCGTTTTTCGGTTGATTTTAGACGACAGTAAAGGCTTTTGCCGGCCGATTATGTCAATTGACTAAGTTAATCTTAACATAACCTTTATCATATGCAAATCATCTGTCATGCAATCTTTTTTCAATTTTTCAGTCTATTTCAGATGCCTTGATTTCATTTTTTAATAGAAGAAAGTTTAAGAAAAACTTAAGGTTGTAAACACTAGTTGGTGTACTTAGAATTTGTTACAATGGTAAATATTGCTACATCGAATTATTTTGTAGACATTCAATGAATGGAATCTGATATGGAGGATTATTATGAAACAAAGTAGTCATTTAGAAATTGCTATTGCTTCAATCAATTGCTTTACAGATGATGGCACGCTTGACATGGGTGAGCTAAACTTTCTTTTAGGCTTAGCCTTGAGAGATCAAATTATGGATGATGAAGAAAAAAGAGTGCTTGGTAATATCTTTAATCAAGTGAGTAGAAATGATGTAAGTAGTGTTGTTTGGGATAGGATTTTAGCAATTAAGAAAGAATATGATATCTAATAAAGCTATTATAAAAAGCCATCAACGCCACTATAGCGGTGTTGATGGCTCTTTTTATGGAGTTCTACATAAGCGAATAAAACTTAGAATCGGTCCATCACTTCTTTAATTATTTTCGGAGCTTTTCTGCATTTGTCTTCTGACACGGCACATACTGCGAACCTAATGCCTTTACCAAGTGGAACCATGAAGATGTTCTTTTCGACTAAGGCTTCGCTGATTTCGTATGGCTTGTCACATGGTAGGCTGACAAAGAATCCATCTCTATAAGGCAACAACTCTAGGCCGACTTCGTTTGATGCTTCTACGAATGCGTCTGCACGTTTTCTGAGCATTGCTTTGTATTGATTTTTTTCTTTTGTGTATGCTTCTGTTAGCTCTTTGCTTTTAAATATTTCTGAAACCACTACCATTGCGCCCCTGTTGCCGTTAGACCAGTTGGCTCTGCCGGAATGAAGACTGGATACTCTGAACTCATCTGCGATTTCGACATTCGATGACATACCGATAAGCGCTCCAAGTCTTAAGCCGTACATAGTGTAGCCTTTTGATGTACTGAAAGCCGCCATGACAAAAATATTTTCAGGTAGGTTGGAGAACTTTGTGAAGAAGGCTCTTCTTTCATCAGCAACTCCTGCAAAATCTATATATGCTGTGTCTACTAATAAAATGATTTTCTTATCTGGATTTTTTGCCTCTTCTTTTACAAAGTCTAAGATCTCATCCCACTCTTCGTCGGATACGCTGTAACCGGTCGGGTTTTGAGCAGGTGTATTGATGATCGCCATCAATCGATCCTGTTTGTTTAAGATAGCTTTGAATTTTTCTTTGAAATCAGCGACATTGAAGTTGCCTTCTTCTGAAAACAGTTGGAATGTAGTGATTTTTCTGCCTGCCTCTTCAGAAATCGTCTGGTAAGGTGACCAGAACCAATCGGAAGTAAGGATCTCGTCGCCTTCTTCTGTGTAGTTCCACATGGCTACTTTTAATGCGCCAGTACCACCTGGTGTTGCCACTACCCTGATGTGGGCTTGAGGCTTATATCCTGCAAAGAAAGTCTCTTCGACAGCTGTAAGATACTCCGGCATACCCGCGATAGGGGCGTAAGCTGAGAGTTCCTCGTTTGGTGTGTCTTTTAAAACACCAAATACTGAATCAAAAGCGATGAGTTTTCCGTTATCATCCATCAAGGCACCGAGTGTGGAGTTTGTTACATTTTCTTTACCATACTTTTTAATCGCTTCTTCGGCTTTTCCTGCTATTGCAAAAATTGCGTCGGCTTTTGCCGGCCATTTTGCGTGTTTGGCAACCATACTAAATGTCATAATGTCCCCCAATGAATAAAGTCATAATCGTTTGATGAGTAATTGTCATTCTATAGTCATAGTAAAGGTATTCATGGCATTTGAAAACACCTTTTCTAAAACTAATTCATTTTTTGTTATTAAATAAACATAAACCCTACGCCGATGATCGTTATGAATGCGCCGAACATCTCCTTAAGATGTACTTTTTCTTTTTTGTAGAAGATGGCGATAGGTATTAGGAGTATCGGAGTAATCGACATTAAGGTCGATGCCACTCCAGGATGGGTATATTGAAGTGCAAGTAGCGAAAATGAAACGCCTAGGAAGGGACCGAAAAAGGACCCGATGGTGACGCTTACCATTGCTTTTTTATGTTTGAATCCAGCGACGAGTCCGCTCCAATTGCCTCGAATTAGATAAATCAGTAAGAATCCAGCGATGCCTGCGATAATTCTGATTTGCGTCGATGCGAATGCACTATAAGTTCCCATGCCGATTTTTCCGATGATAAATCCAACCGCCTGTCCAAGCGCTCCTGCGAATGCGAAGAGGATTCCTGTGACGGGGTGTGAGAACTGTACTTTTTTCTGTCCGTCGCCTCTGACCAAGATAACGGTCGCGATTCCTAAAAGTGTGATCATCATGCCAATGATTTGAGTCATTGTCATCGGTTCTTTAAGGATGAAGTAGGCTAGGATCGCATTTAAAGGAGGAACGCTTGCATAGATCAGCATGGAAATTCTCGCGCCAATGCGCACGAATGCTTCAAATAGAAACAAATCGCCAATTACAAATCCAACAAATCCGGATAGTAAAAGCCATTTCCATGCATCTAAAGACGCATCAAAGGGAAGCAGCTGACCTCGTGTGATCAGTGTGAAGGTGCTTAAAAATGCCAGACCTACGACCAATCTGATCAAGTTAAGTGCCTGTGACCCCATGCGTTTGCCGGCATCTTCAAAGGCGGTCGCTGTGATTGACCAGCAAAATGCCGTTGCCAGTGCGATTAGTTGTCCGATATAGGATTCCATTGTTATTCCTCTCTTAATTAAATTATGTACCCTAATATCCTATAATAGAATAGAATATTTAGCAACGCGAAATAAATTGCAGGAGGCTCTCATCGCAAGTGATTGAAAAATGAATGCTTGTTTAATATTACAGAAATCATGGCGCTTGAAGGTCAAGTAATGATATACTATAAGTCAATAAAACATTAACCGGAATTAAGAATGAAAAGAAAGGGGCAATATGAAAAAGTTATTTTTACTATTTATTGCGACTGTTCTAATGTTCACCATATCTTTCGCTGAGGTTGACAAGCTAGTACTTAATTACTTGAATGACATTGAATTAGGCGAGTTTGACGAAGAAGATTTGCAAGCATATGAAGCTAGTATGGGAAACGCGAACAGTGATCAGGCTTTATTCAAATTTTTAGAAGCGAGAATACAATTATATGACTACAAGTACAAAGAGGCTTATTTGAATTTGGAATCAGCACTTGGATTACTTGAAAACGAAGAGGATTCTGTTCTTAAAGCAGAAATCTTATACTATCTTGCAGACATGGATTACTTCTTTTTTGATCTGACGAGCGGAACGCAAAGAAGTGTGGAGTTAAGAAAGCTTTCTGAAGCTATTGACTATACCAAGGGAATTATCGAATCGGATTACAATATCGCCTTCAGTTATATCTATAACTATGACTACGATCAAGGAATGCTAGTTGCCACAGAAGCGTTCGAGTTGTCAAGGCAGTCCGATTACGCACTTGGTATAGTTGACTATACTTTGTTCTTAGGTGATCTGGACTATTACTACGGAGACTACCTTAAGGCAATTGCAAAATACGAGGAAGCTTTTAACCTCTTAAGTCCTGTTGTGCATGATTATGTAGTAGAAGAACCGCATCAACTTATCAGACGTGTGATCGGTAGCGACCAGATTAAGAACGGCGATCCTGAAGCGGGACTTCAGATGCTTGAAGAACTACTGGAGTCAATTGATGTTAAAGACACTTATACACTTTTTTATGTGAATTATAAAATCGGAAAATATTATGCTGAGAGTGATCCAGCGAAAGCATTAGATTACTATATGACTGCTCAAGACCTATATTTTAAGTCTTCAATCATTGATAATGCCGATCCGTATGAAGTCTATTTTTATAAAGAGATCGGGAATGTGAACTATGATTTAGGAAATTATAAGGAGGCAGCAGACTATTATTTCAAAACGCTGAATTTTGATTATGAGACTGATGATGACGCTGTGGAAGCAATGCTTTCGGGTCTTGATGAGATAAAATA includes:
- a CDS encoding low specificity L-threonine aldolase, producing MLYFMNDYSEGAHQKVLDALIETNMQQHVGYGVDDITSEAIELIKKRISRPDADVHLLVTGTQTNTIAIAHFLRPYEAVIATDLGHISVHETGAIEATGHKIIEMESKDGILTPEMIDAAILKHADEHWVLPRLVYISNATETGTIYTKAMLKKLRDTCDKYGLYLYIDGARLANALTCDDNDMTIEDIANFADAFTIGGTKNGILFGEALVITNPTLKEHMRFSIKQRGALLAKGRLLGVQFKALFEDDLYFKMAKHTNEMATMLKDGILNLGYQLMTNPSTNLLFVILPNSIHEKLSPLCYYEAEHPYDENNMEARFVTSWATPKEDVLELLKLLKDLKDF
- a CDS encoding pyridoxal phosphate-dependent aminotransferase is translated as MTFSMVAKHAKWPAKADAIFAIAGKAEEAIKKYGKENVTNSTLGALMDDNGKLIAFDSVFGVLKDTPNEELSAYAPIAGMPEYLTAVEETFFAGYKPQAHIRVVATPGGTGALKVAMWNYTEEGDEILTSDWFWSPYQTISEEAGRKITTFQLFSEEGNFNVADFKEKFKAILNKQDRLMAIINTPAQNPTGYSVSDEEWDEILDFVKEEAKNPDKKIILLVDTAYIDFAGVADERRAFFTKFSNLPENIFVMAAFSTSKGYTMYGLRLGALIGMSSNVEIADEFRVSSLHSGRANWSNGNRGAMVVVSEIFKSKELTEAYTKEKNQYKAMLRKRADAFVEASNEVGLELLPYRDGFFVSLPCDKPYEISEALVEKNIFMVPLGKGIRFAVCAVSEDKCRKAPKIIKEVMDRF
- a CDS encoding GGDEF domain-containing protein codes for the protein MKKLFLLFIATVLMFTISFAEVDKLVLNYLNDIELGEFDEEDLQAYEASMGNANSDQALFKFLEARIQLYDYKYKEAYLNLESALGLLENEEDSVLKAEILYYLADMDYFFFDLTSGTQRSVELRKLSEAIDYTKGIIESDYNIAFSYIYNYDYDQGMLVATEAFELSRQSDYALGIVDYTLFLGDLDYYYGDYLKAIAKYEEAFNLLSPVVHDYVVEEPHQLIRRVIGSDQIKNGDPEAGLQMLEELLESIDVKDTYTLFYVNYKIGKYYAESDPAKALDYYMTAQDLYFKSSIIDNADPYEVYFYKEIGNVNYDLGNYKEAADYYFKTLNFDYETDDDAVEAMLSGLDEIKYDEMNSKMSLLEQLNIANEERVLLSRYFIIGMFIGILLLLVAVVIIVIENRAKAKTEKELYYNSITDNLTKVYNRGKIIDIFSKNLKKDNSVLLLDLDNFKDINDTYGHIVGDEVLIKVTQIIKKSIRECDKLGRYGGEEFLVFIEGAGQMELHEIAERIRYNIENFSWSHKGLVTTASIGVTSCFSDEVEAILHEADTLMYKAKHLGKNRVEFG
- a CDS encoding DMT family transporter, which gives rise to MESYIGQLIALATAFCWSITATAFEDAGKRMGSQALNLIRLVVGLAFLSTFTLITRGQLLPFDASLDAWKWLLLSGFVGFVIGDLFLFEAFVRIGARISMLIYASVPPLNAILAYFILKEPMTMTQIIGMMITLLGIATVILVRGDGQKKVQFSHPVTGILFAFAGALGQAVGFIIGKIGMGTYSAFASTQIRIIAGIAGFLLIYLIRGNWSGLVAGFKHKKAMVSVTIGSFFGPFLGVSFSLLALQYTHPGVASTLMSITPILLIPIAIFYKKEKVHLKEMFGAFITIIGVGFMFI